AACAATTacaattaatgaaaacaaatatataatagaTACAGGAGCAAATTTAAGCTTAattgataataatataaaatatttcaaaagaaatttattacacTAACCGATTGATTtagtacaataacaaaaaaagatgtTATTAGATTTGAAGTAGTAACTGACTCTCCTGATGAATTTAATCTATCAGGAAATGCGAAAATTAAGTGGAAGCTGACAGAATTAAAacgaagaaaatatatatttcattatttactaAACTGTTTTAATACGATGATAAATTTGATGGATGGATATATAACATTTAATCAGAGGAtaacgaaatttatttttaatccatACAGTAATCTTGAAATTTGTACATTGGAGAGTTGCGAATTTGAATTGGATAGAATTCAGCTAGATCATTTAAATGAAGAAGAATATAGGGATGTTATGAATCTtttaaaaagatatttattaacaaaaacatgcGTAGTATACTTAGATGATATACTAATATTTAGCACTTCACTTAAAGAACATGTTAAGGCTATAACTGACATTTGTAAAGTACTGGAGCAGACaaacttaaaaatccagatTGACAAATGCAACTTCATGAAAAAACAGACAGAATTTGTGGGACACATTCTGACAAAAGAAGGACTCAAGCCAAACCCTAACAAGATAAaagtgattcaattattaaaaatcccTGAAACGGAGAATTAAATCAAAAGTTTCTTAGGCTAAACAGATTACtatagaaaatttgtaaaagactATGCTAAGGTAGCACAGCCGATAACAAAGTACCTAAAGAAAGATGTAAAGATAAATACGAAAGctccaaaatacatatataagggcgtttgaaaaatgaaaagcatTAATTAGCTCTCATCCTATCCTAATATATTCAAATTTCGAGAAAACATTTACACTTACTACAGATGCATCGAATTACCCAATAGGAGCGAACCTATTGCAGGAAGGACACCCGTTATGTTTTGCATCTAGGACATTGAATAATCTCGAGCGAAATTAACAACAGATAAAGAGTTTTTAGCCATATTATGGAGTGTGAACTACTTACGACCATACCTCTATGGTAGAAGACTTAAAGTTTTGACCACCAACCTATTAAATTTATGCACACAAACTGCATTATATAAAGgaagaaattgtaaacaaatataGAACACAAATCATATTAATAAACAAGAaagtggaagaaataaaaatgttgcatgGAAATAGAATAATTTTTATAGTAGAATCTGACTTCAGTAAAATTGGCGAAATATgtagaaaatatattgtaaaaggaaaggtagaaatattttctgaattatCAGAACATAGTTACAATATAGTCCAGGAAAAGTTAATAGCGATTGTCACCTGATGTGGCAACGCTgccataagcttaaaaaatacatccCTGTGGACGTCCGTCCAGTTGAGCGTAGTACCCGTTACCGGCAACACCCGAAGTTGGAtaatatattgaaataattgaaatacggTCTTGGTtatacaaaaacgaaataaatgagATATATATAGCATTAAAAGTGTAGTCGTGTTTATATTGGTAAAAGTTGGCTATAGTGACTGAGGTACTCGTGGGCAGATGACAATTTTCAGAAGTGGATTATGAGCAACCGCCTGAGACTTCGCTGACAACGCGCCGTTAAATTGAGACTCCGCTGGCAAAATCGTTTAAATTTGCTACGCGTacgtgtattttgttgttgcgaaATTCAACGAAATCGATAATCCGAAACCGGAAGTGAAGTGAACGAAGAAAAATACTTCTAACCGaaaaagttcgaaaaaaaattcgaagtcgCAAATTGGTCCGAAGCAAAATGCCATTACGCAGCCGAAAAGTATGTGATTTAAAAAAGATGTGCCGTGATGCTGGTTTACCAGTAACGGGTaacaaaaatcaactaattgaaCGGTTGATGGACAACAATGTATCCGAAAGCGAAAGTGATACTCAAAGTGTTGTAATGCAGCGGTTATCGtctttagaaaaaactatttcggACTtggtgctacaacaaaaacaaaatacaacgaCATCAAATAATTTTGTACCACCAATATCGTCTTCACCGGTAAATGTTATTGGTAATATGGAAAAGTCCGCTCCAACCGTAACGAGTACATATACCGTGATGCATCCACAAGTATTACCGAACGCATACAATAGTCAACATTCGCTGTGGACAACCGCTCAAGAGCCCAGCAATGTTAATTTCCCCGAATTTTCTCAATCGGGACACGTCGCGTTTGTGCCGCAATCAAATGCATATGTTTCGCACGCTTGTATGCAAGCACCACCGACTTTCCCCCCACCGACATTTGTGCCACCAGTGACATCCGCGCCGTATGCAACGTACCAGAATCCGTCAGTACCGTACACATTCGATTACGTTCGCGCACCGCCGGTAGTACCGAATTATCACAATCCATACGAGAATGTGCGCGATATTGTTGAACTTTTACCCGTTTTTGGCCCATCGTCCGATCGTTCGTTAACATCAAAACAATTCGTAAAACGCGTTGAAAATCTGAGAAGTGTATATGGGTGGAGAGAAAACACACTTTTGTTTGCCGTACAGCAAAAGATGCGGGATCAGCAAAATATTGGGTTGATTCTCTGCAAGACGTGTTTATTTCGTGGGCagaattcgttcataaatttctgcTAAACTTTCCGTGCATCGAAAATGAAGCCGATGTGCATCTTAAGATGGCACAAACGAAACGGCAAACCAATGAGTCCGCTCAAGAGTTTTATTACCGCATGCTTGCCTTAGGTTCAAAAGGTGGGTTATCCGACTCGAGTATTGCGCGCCATATTATAAACGGCATTAATGATTCAGACTTACGtaagaaaatttctaataaCTATACGCATTGTCAAGATTTACTAAGTGACATtataaactttaatatttataacgAAGTGAAAACCGCGCCACCTAAAATGGTATTCAAAACAAACGCGTCGATAGAAAAACCGCCGAATCGAAAGTTTGCGGTTACAGAAAATCAAAAGCCACAAACACCTTTACCACTCGAAAAAGTTAAGTGCTATAACTGCTTTAAATTTGGACATTATTCCGTAAATTGTGCCGAGCCACAACGGAAGTCGCGCTGTGAAAAGTGCCAACGCACAACGCATAAAACCGCAGACTGTTATctaaaaactgaaaaccgcatTAATATAATTGATCAGCGCGCATGTGATgataaaatagttaaaacaatCAAAGTGAATGGTATAGAAACTCTAGCATTTGTGGACCCTGGTAGTAGTCGTACACTTATTCGTAAAACATTCGCGCGTAAAATCGGAGACGTGCGTGAGCAACTCACAATATTGAAAGGGTTCGCGGACGGACAATATGCTAGTACCGAAATTGTAAGTGCGATAATAGAAATTGACGGTAATAATAATCCAACTATTATGCCTGTCATTGACGATGATTTCTTGTGTGAATCCGTATTGTTGGGACGAGACGTATTGTGCCGCGCGGGTAATCGCTTGGTTATTGAACAAGATCAGTGCCGCATAgaagacataaataaaattgacgtTACAAATGATTTAAGTGTAATTGATCGCCAGAGCTTGCAACAACTACTAACACAACACGCTGATGTTTTTGCAAGAAATTTATCTGAAATTGGTAAGTGTGATGTTGCAAAAATGAGTATCGAATTAAACATCAACATACCAATTTGCCTTAAGCCGTACCGTATTCCGTTCGCTAAACGCGCGATCGTTTCCGAAATCGTATCTGAATTATTGAGCAACAATATAATTCGACCGAGTGAGTCATCTTACGCCGCGCCAGTTGTTCTCGTCGAAAAAAAGAATGGCGAACATCGCTTATGTGTGGACTACCGCAGTCTAAACAAAGTTACTATAAAAAGACCTTATCCCATGCCGATCATGGAAGAACAGTTCGCGCAACTTgccggaaataatttttttacaacgcTTGATCTACGTACCGGGTATCATCAAATTGAAATAGATGAATCCTCAAAAAAATATACCGCTTTCGTAACTACTGACGGCCACTACGAATACAACCGCATGCCGTTCGGTCTGGTAAACGCGCCCGCTGTGTTCCAATGTATGATGGATAAAATTATTGCACAAATGCCGCGCGGTGAAGTGTTAGCATATTTGGATGAAGTTATTATTCCAAGTAAAACTATTGACGAAGGACTTAAGCGactcgaaaaatttataaaaatattaaaacgttATGGACTTACATTGCGCATGGACAAatgtaaatttcttaaaaatgaaattgagcATTTGGGCCATGTAATTAATAGAAACGGTATAACGCCGGGTAAACGTAAAGTAGCCGCGATCGCAGATTTTCCGCCGCCTAAAAACGTCACAGAGGTCCGAAGATTTCTGGGTCTTACTGGATTTTTCCGAAAATTCGTGCCCAACTATTCGTTTATAGTCAAACCAATAACGCAGCTGCTACGTAAAGAAGAACAATAAAAGTTTGTGTGGGGCGAAGCGCAGCAACGATCGTTTACTGAGTTAATACAAAAACTGTGCAATGAACCACTTCTTGCGCTCTACGATTCGTCCGCTCAGCATGAGGTGCATACCGATGCGTCTAGTGTTGGGCTGGCAGGAGTTATGCTGCAATCATCTGATGGCAAAAAGTGGCAACCAGTGTTTTATTATAGCCGACATTGCACAACTCATAATTAACATaatcaaaatacaaataattataaaaacaataataattttaatagatacaATTATCAGGGTCAGAATAATTTTAACCCGCGTTACTATCAGGAacgaaattataataacaattttaatcAATCAGGAAAATATCGACCCCAATATAGTagagataataataataattcggcCAATTTGCAGAGGGTTCCTCAGGTAGGAAACCCAAATCTCAGCCAAAATTGCTGGAATCAACCTAACACTAACAATATGGAAATAAATCAATGTCATATGATGGGTAATTCCCAACATCTCGCTCAGGTAGGACACCCTAGGCCAAATTTCTGCCAAAATCTCTTAGTCAACCTAGGCAAGACCAAAGCGAAATGAGGGAATCAGGGAATCAATCAACAATTGCTGTCAAGACATGCGGAGTTAAATTTATGTCAATGTAATGTAAGTCAACATGGAAATGGCCAAAACGAacaggatatttttttttcaaaaacagccTCCACTTTTTACCCGTCAGAACAATTacaattaatgaaaacaaatatataatagaTACAGGAGCAAATTTAAGCTTAattgataataatataaaatatttcaaaagaaatttattacacTAACCGATTGATTtagtacaataacaaaaaaagatgtTATTAGATTTGAAGTAGTAACTGACTCTCCTGATGAATTTAATCTATCAGGAAATGCGAAAATTAAGTGGAAGCTGACAGAATTAAAacgaagaaaatatatatttcattatttactaAACTGTTTTAATACGATGATAAATTTGATGGATGGATATATAACATTTAATCAGAGGAtaacgaaatttatttttaatccatACAGTAATCTTGAAATTTGTACATTGGAGAGTTGCGAATTTGAATTGGATAGAATTCAGCTAGATCATTTAAATGAAGAAGAATATAGGGATGTTATGAATCTtttaaaaagatatttattaacaaaaacatgcGTAGTATACTTAGATGATATACTAATATTTAGCACTTCACTTAAAGAACATGTTAAGGCTATAACTGACATTTGTAAAGTACTGGAGCAGACaaacttaaaaatccagatTGACAAATGCAACTTCATGAAAAAACAGACAGAATTTGTGGGACACATTCTGACAAAAGAAGGACTCAAGCCAAACCCTAACAAGATAAaagtgattcaattattaaaaatcccTGAAACGGAGAATTAAATCAAAAGTTTCTTAGGCTAAACAGATTACtatagaaaatttgtaaaagactATGCTAAGGTAGCACAGCCGATAACAAAGTACCTAAAGAAAGATGTAAAGATAAATACGAAAGctccaaaatacatatataagggcgtttgaaaaatgaaaagcatTAATTAGCTCTCATCCTATCCTAATATATTCAAATTTCGAGAAAACATTTACACTTACTACAGATGCATCGAATTACCCAATAGGAGCGAACCTATTGCAGGAAGGACACCCGTTATGTTTTGCATCTAGGACATTGAATAATCTCGAGCGAAATTAACAACAGATAAAGAGTTTTTAGCCATATTATGGAGTGTGAACTACTTACGACCATACCTCTATGGTAGAAGACTTAAAGTTTTGACCACCAACCTATTAAATTTATGCACACAAACTGCATTATATAAAGgaagaaattgtaaacaaatataGAACACAAATCATATTAATAAACAAGAaagtggaagaaataaaaatgttgcatgGAAATAGAATAATTTTTATAGTAGAATCTGACTTCAGTAAAATTGGCGAAATATgtagaaaatatattgtaaaaggaaaggtagaaatattttctgaattatCAGAACATAGTTACAATATAGTCCAGGAAAAGTTAATAGCGATTGTCACCTGATGTGGCAACGCTgccataagcttaaaaaatacatccCTGTGGACGTCCGTCCAGTTGAGCGTAGTACCCGTTACCGGCAACACCCGAAGTTGGAtaatatattgaaataattgaaatacggTCTTGGTtatacaaaaacgaaataaatgagATATATATAGCATTAAAAGTGTAGTCGTGTTTATATTGGTAAAAGTTGGCTATAGTGACTGAGGTACTCGTGGGCAGATGACAATTTTCAGAAGTGGATTATGAGCAACCGCCTGAGACTTCGCTGACAACGCGCCGTTAAATTGAGACTCCGCTGGCAAAATCGTTTAAATTTGCTACGCGTacgtgtattttgttgttgcgaaATTCAACGAAATCGATAATCCGAAACCGGAAGTGAAGTGAACGAAGAAAAATACTTCTAACCGaaaaagttcgaaaaaaaattcgaagtcgCAAATTGGTCCGAAGCAAAATGCCATTACGCAGCCGAAAAGTATGTGATTTAAAAAAGATGTGCCGTGATGCTGGTTTACCAGTAACGGGTaacaaaaatcaactaattgaaCGGTTGATGGACAACAATGTATCCGAAAGCGAAAGTGATACTCAAAGTGTTGTAATGCAGCGGTTATCGtctttagaaaaaactatttcggACTtggtgctacaacaaaaacaaaatacaacgaCATCAAATAATTTTGTACCACCAATATCGTCTTCACCGGTAAATGTTATTGGTAATATGGAAAAGTCCGCTCCAACCGTAACGAGTACATATACCGTGATGCATCCACAAGTATTACCGAACGCATACAATAGTCAACATTCGCTGTGGACAACCGCTCAAGAGCCCAGCAATGTTAATTTCCCCGAATTTTCTCAATCGGGACACGTCGCGTTTGTGCCGCAATCAAATGCATATGTTTCGCACGCTTGTATGCAAGCACCACCGACTTTCCCCCCACCGACATTTGTGCCACCAGTGACATCCGCGCCGTATGCAACGTACCAGAATCCGTCAGTACCGTACACATTCGATTACGTTCGCGCACCGCCGGTAGTACCGAATTATCACAATCCATACGAGAATGTGCGCGATATTGTTGAACTTTTACCCGTTTTTGGCCCATCGTCCGATCGTTCGTTAACATCAAAACAATTCGTAAAACGCGTTGAAAATCTGAGAAGTGTATATGGGTGGAGAGAAAACACACTTTTGTTTGCCGTACAGCAAAAGATGCGGGATCAGCAAAATATTGGGTTGATTCTCTGCAAGACGTGTTTATTTCGTGGGCagaattcgttcataaatttctgcTAAACTTTCCGTGCATCGAAAATGAAGCCGATGTGCATCTTAAGATGGCACAAACGAAACGGCAAACCAATGAGTC
The Anastrepha ludens isolate Willacy chromosome X, idAnaLude1.1, whole genome shotgun sequence DNA segment above includes these coding regions:
- the LOC128870391 gene encoding uncharacterized protein LOC128870391; protein product: MCRDAGLPVTGNKNQLIERLMDNNVSESESDTQSVVMQRLSSLEKTISDLVLQQKQNTTTSNNFVPPISSSPVNVIGNMEKSAPTVTSTYTVMHPQVLPNAYNSQHSLWTTAQEPSNVNFPEFSQSGHVAFVPQSNAYVSHACMQAPPTFPPPTFVPPVTSAPYATYQNPSVPYTFDYVRAPPVVPNYHNPYENVRDIVELLPVFGPSSDPKDAGSAKYWVDSLQDVFISWAEFVHKFLLNFPCIENEADVHLKMAQTKRQTNESAQEFYYRMLALGSKGGLSDSSIARHIINGINDSDLRKKISNNYTHCQDLLSDIINFNIYNEVKTAPPKMVFKTNASIEKPPNRKFAVTENQKPQTPLPLEKVKCYNCFKFGHYSVNCAEPQRKSRCEKCQRTTHKTADCYLKTENRINIIDQRACDDKIVKTIKVNGIETLAFVDPGSSRTLIRKTFARKIGDVREQLTILKGFADGQYASTEIVSAIIEIDGNNNPTIMPVIDDDFLCESVLLGRDVLCRAGNRLVIEQDQCRIEDINKIDVTNDLSVIDRQSLQQLLTQHADVFARNLSEIGKCDVAKMSIELNINIPICLKPYRIPFAKRAIVSEIVSELLSNNIIRPSESSYAAPVVLVEKKNGEHRLCVDYRSLNKVTIKRPYPMPIMEEQFAQLAGNNFFTTLDLRTGYHQIEIDESSKKYTAFVTTDGHYEYNRMPFGLVNAPAVFQCMMDKIIAQMPRGEVLAYLDEVIIPSKTIDEGLKRLEKFIKILKRYGLTLRMDKCKFLKNEIEHLGHVINRNGITPGKRKVAAIADFPPPKNVTEVRRFLGLTGFFRKFVPNYSFIVKPITQLLRKEEQ